From the Rhodothalassiaceae bacterium genome, one window contains:
- a CDS encoding acyl-CoA dehydrogenase encodes MDLEFGPELEAFREEVRGFFASALPADIRDRMERGVPLGKDDIVRWQRILYEKGWIAPHWPKEYGGCGWDAARQYIFHVEMGLAGAPRPIPFGLNMVGPVIYTFGTEEQKAFHLPRILRSEIWWAQGFSEPGAGSDLAALATSARREGDEYVINGTKLWTTMAHWADWIFVLARTSREEKPQQGITFLLVDMKTPGIKVSPIITIDGFHHVNEVSFSDVRVPVANRVGEEGRGWSIAKFLLANERQAIADIGSKKRMLARLRKLLDAVTAQGRPLSADPAWRRRLAALEADVLALEFTELRYLDLQLRGEARGIEPSILKVRGTELQQALSEFAMDILGRYALAYPEGYGEEGRNLPEIGPQGTPGIIQHFLFSRAATIYGGSNEIQRNILAKMLLAA; translated from the coding sequence ATGGATCTGGAATTCGGCCCGGAGCTCGAGGCCTTTCGCGAGGAGGTGCGCGGCTTTTTCGCCTCCGCGCTGCCCGCCGACATCCGCGACAGGATGGAGCGCGGCGTGCCGCTCGGCAAGGACGACATCGTCCGCTGGCAGCGGATCCTCTACGAGAAGGGCTGGATCGCCCCCCATTGGCCGAAGGAGTACGGCGGCTGCGGCTGGGACGCGGCGCGCCAGTACATCTTCCATGTCGAGATGGGGCTGGCCGGCGCCCCGCGGCCGATTCCCTTCGGGCTCAACATGGTGGGCCCGGTGATCTACACCTTCGGCACCGAGGAGCAGAAGGCCTTCCACCTGCCGCGCATCCTGCGCTCGGAGATCTGGTGGGCCCAGGGCTTCTCGGAGCCGGGAGCGGGCTCGGATCTCGCCGCGCTCGCCACCAGCGCCCGGCGCGAGGGCGACGAATACGTCATCAACGGCACGAAGCTGTGGACCACCATGGCCCACTGGGCGGACTGGATCTTCGTGCTGGCGCGCACCTCGCGCGAGGAAAAGCCGCAGCAGGGCATCACCTTCCTGCTCGTCGACATGAAGACGCCGGGAATCAAGGTGAGCCCCATCATCACCATCGACGGCTTCCACCACGTCAACGAGGTGAGCTTCTCGGATGTGCGGGTGCCGGTGGCGAACCGCGTCGGCGAGGAGGGCAGGGGCTGGAGCATCGCCAAGTTCCTGCTCGCCAACGAACGCCAGGCGATCGCGGACATTGGCTCCAAGAAGCGGATGCTCGCGCGCCTGAGAAAGCTGCTCGATGCCGTGACGGCGCAGGGAAGGCCGCTGTCGGCCGATCCCGCCTGGCGGCGCCGGCTCGCGGCGCTCGAGGCCGACGTGCTGGCGCTGGAGTTCACCGAGCTCAGATACCTCGATCTGCAGCTGCGCGGCGAGGCGCGCGGCATCGAGCCCTCGATCCTCAAGGTCCGCGGCACGGAGCTGCAGCAGGCGCTCTCGGAATTCGCGATGGACATTCTCGGCCGCTACGCCCTCGCCTATCCGGAAGGATATGGCGAGGAGGGGCGCAACCTGCCGGAGATCGGGCCGCAGGGCACGCCGGGCATCATCCAGCACTTCCTGTTCTCGCGCGCCGCGACGATCTACGGCGGCTCGAACGAGATCCAGCGCAACATTCTCGCCAAGATGCTGCTCGCGGCCTGA
- a CDS encoding site-determining protein produces MMADNERRLITIASGKGGVGKTWFAITLAHALARRGRRVLLFDGDLGLANVDIQLGLTPAHDLGDVLDGRMAIHEAAAPVPLDGTPSPGRLDVLAGKSGSGLLAGLETGALLALRQRLIDAAGRYDRVLLDLAAGIEPGVTLLSQHRGTVLVVLTPDPTSLTDAYAYIKVLHQRRPDADIRVVVNMAKNRKEGERTWQALRKVCQTFLRHDPELAGIIPDDRRVREAIRMQAPLLSRFPQSEAGEAVQALAETLLAAEPAPA; encoded by the coding sequence ATGATGGCGGACAACGAGCGCAGACTGATCACGATCGCAAGCGGCAAGGGCGGCGTGGGCAAGACCTGGTTCGCGATCACGCTCGCGCATGCGCTCGCGCGCCGGGGGCGCCGGGTGCTGCTGTTCGACGGCGATCTGGGGCTGGCCAATGTCGACATCCAGCTGGGCCTCACCCCGGCCCATGATCTCGGCGACGTGCTGGACGGGCGCATGGCGATCCACGAGGCGGCCGCGCCCGTGCCGCTGGACGGCACGCCCTCCCCAGGCCGGCTGGACGTGCTCGCGGGCAAGTCGGGCTCCGGGCTGCTCGCCGGGCTGGAGACGGGTGCCCTGCTGGCGCTCAGACAGAGGCTGATCGATGCCGCGGGGCGCTACGACCGTGTGCTTCTCGATCTCGCGGCCGGGATCGAGCCGGGGGTGACGCTCCTCTCCCAGCACCGCGGCACGGTGCTGGTCGTGCTGACCCCCGATCCGACCTCGCTTACCGACGCCTATGCCTACATCAAGGTGCTCCACCAGCGCCGGCCGGATGCCGACATCCGCGTCGTCGTGAACATGGCGAAGAACCGCAAGGAGGGCGAGCGGACCTGGCAGGCGCTGCGCAAGGTCTGCCAGACCTTCCTGCGCCATGATCCGGAACTTGCCGGCATCATCCCGGATGACCGGCGCGTGCGCGAGGCGATCCGGATGCAGGCGCCTCTGCTCTCGCGCTTTCCCCAGAGCGAGGCGGGCGAGGCCGTCCAGGCGCTCGCCGAGACGCTGCTCGCCGCCGAACCCGCCCCGGCGTGA
- a CDS encoding GTP-binding protein, with amino-acid sequence MRLKTFTGRDMKTVMAEVRRSLGPDAIIVSVEQGKRLGGVRVTAAVDDGAYPVPPPAEPRLPDPAAVEAPATTAAPPPAHGDRAGTPAARRRRRPDGFDAGELKAVITHHGLPFELGERVAEIATSRSGLGLVDALAKAFEALVRFQPLTLPASRPLFLVGPPGAGKTVTAAKLAAESLLFGHRVRLITTDTWKSGGVQQLETYAGRMELPLAVADAPERLAKLAGEAIRATGQARVDLVLIDSFGVNPFDMDELGRLAGFLKAVPVDPLLVLPAGMDPMEAADVARIFAELGARRLVMTRLDGVRRLAAVLTAARGGQLALTGWSASPWLADAIVPPSPWRLAELFARIPRTARPSAGSGRAVRNGEESRETLVKVSG; translated from the coding sequence ATGCGGCTCAAGACCTTCACCGGCAGAGACATGAAGACGGTCATGGCCGAGGTGCGGCGCAGCCTCGGGCCCGATGCCATCATCGTCTCCGTCGAGCAGGGCAAGCGGCTCGGCGGCGTCAGGGTGACGGCGGCCGTGGACGACGGCGCCTATCCCGTCCCGCCGCCCGCCGAGCCCCGCCTGCCGGATCCCGCGGCGGTCGAGGCGCCCGCGACCACCGCGGCGCCCCCGCCCGCCCACGGGGATCGCGCCGGCACGCCCGCGGCCCGCCGGCGGCGGCGGCCGGACGGCTTCGATGCCGGCGAGCTGAAGGCGGTGATCACCCACCACGGCCTGCCCTTCGAGCTCGGCGAGCGGGTGGCGGAGATCGCGACCAGCCGCAGCGGGCTCGGCCTCGTCGATGCGCTGGCCAAGGCCTTCGAGGCGCTCGTGCGCTTCCAGCCGCTGACGCTTCCGGCGAGCCGGCCGCTCTTCCTCGTCGGACCGCCCGGCGCGGGCAAGACGGTCACCGCCGCCAAGCTCGCGGCCGAAAGCCTGCTGTTCGGGCACCGCGTCAGGCTGATCACGACCGACACCTGGAAGTCCGGCGGCGTCCAGCAGCTTGAGACCTATGCCGGGCGCATGGAGCTGCCGCTCGCGGTCGCGGACGCGCCCGAGCGGCTTGCGAAACTCGCCGGAGAGGCGATCCGCGCGACGGGCCAGGCGCGCGTGGACCTGGTGCTGATCGACAGCTTCGGGGTCAATCCCTTCGACATGGACGAGCTGGGCCGGCTTGCCGGCTTTCTGAAGGCGGTGCCCGTGGATCCGCTGCTCGTGCTGCCGGCCGGCATGGACCCGATGGAGGCGGCCGACGTCGCGCGGATCTTCGCGGAGCTCGGTGCGCGCCGCCTCGTCATGACGCGGCTCGACGGCGTGCGGCGGCTGGCGGCGGTGCTGACGGCCGCGCGCGGCGGCCAGCTTGCGCTCACGGGCTGGAGCGCGAGCCCCTGGCTGGCGGATGCCATCGTGCCGCCCTCGCCCTGGCGGCTGGCGGAGCTGTTCGCCCGGATCCCGAGGACGGCCAGGCCGTCCGCCGGCTCCGGCAGGGCGGTGCGCAACGGCGAAGAGAGTCGCGAAACCCTGGTGAAGGTGAGCGGATGA
- the flhA gene encoding flagellar biosynthesis protein FlhA translates to MSEVAATPPSPATPPVAARAGAVPPARADQAPGDRAGGGDGNTGAAGAGGATWQVFTLAARNTDVAVALAVIAILVMLIMPMPPWLLDMALATSITFSVVILMTAMFIEKPLQLSSFPTILLIATMLRLALNIASTRLILAHGHEGPDAAGHVIQAFGQFLMGGAVVIGLIVFAILVIINFVVITKGSGRIAEVAARFSLDAMPGKQMAIDADLSSGLIDEAEARRRRRELEDENAFYGAMDGAAKFVRGDAIAGVLITFINIIGGMIIGVALNGMRFSEAIDRYTILTIGDGLVSQIPALLVSTAAGLIVTKASGQGSTDRALIGQLSSFPKALALTSGLMLLFGLMPGLPFLPFAVLGSLLGYVTWRIQDGRKKAAAEAETAREKAKAAEPKAEEPITKALAIDMIRLELGFGLLPLVSDKEQGRLTEQIKALRRQLAQEFGFVMPSVRILDNMQLPTNAYAIRIKEVEVGRGEVRPGMLLAIEGSGRRIDLPGEHTTEPAFGLPAIWIDKTLKEEATFKGCTVVDASTVITTHLTEVIKDNMPELLTYGETQKLLNELPEEQKKLVDDLVPNHASVTTIHRVLQNLLAERVSIKDLGTILEGIAEAVLGGSRSIVTITEHVRSRLARQLCAANAGPDGTLAIVTLSPEWEQKFADALVGQGEERQLAMAPSDLQAFMTALRRIYDQLASRGESPVLVTSPQIRPYVRSIVERVRPQTVVMSQAEIHPRVRLKALGQVS, encoded by the coding sequence ATGAGTGAGGTGGCCGCCACACCCCCCTCCCCCGCGACGCCGCCGGTGGCGGCCCGTGCGGGCGCGGTCCCGCCGGCGCGTGCGGACCAGGCGCCGGGGGACAGGGCCGGCGGCGGCGACGGCAACACGGGCGCCGCGGGCGCGGGCGGGGCCACCTGGCAGGTGTTCACCCTCGCCGCCCGCAACACGGATGTCGCGGTGGCGCTGGCGGTGATCGCCATCCTCGTCATGCTCATCATGCCGATGCCGCCGTGGCTGCTGGACATGGCGCTCGCCACCTCGATCACCTTCTCCGTCGTCATCCTGATGACGGCAATGTTCATCGAGAAGCCGCTGCAGCTGTCCAGCTTCCCGACGATCCTGCTGATCGCGACGATGCTCCGGCTCGCGCTCAACATCGCCTCCACCCGCCTGATCCTCGCCCACGGCCATGAGGGGCCCGATGCCGCCGGCCACGTGATCCAGGCCTTCGGCCAGTTCCTGATGGGCGGGGCGGTGGTGATCGGGCTCATCGTCTTCGCGATCCTCGTGATCATCAACTTCGTGGTGATCACGAAGGGCTCCGGCCGCATCGCCGAGGTCGCGGCCCGCTTCTCGCTCGACGCGATGCCGGGCAAGCAGATGGCGATCGACGCGGATCTGTCCTCCGGCCTCATCGACGAGGCCGAAGCCCGCCGGCGCCGCCGCGAGCTGGAGGACGAGAACGCCTTCTACGGCGCCATGGACGGCGCGGCGAAATTCGTGCGCGGCGATGCGATCGCCGGCGTGCTCATCACCTTCATCAACATCATCGGCGGCATGATCATCGGCGTCGCGCTGAACGGCATGCGCTTTTCCGAGGCCATCGACCGCTACACGATCCTGACCATCGGCGACGGACTGGTCAGCCAGATTCCGGCGCTGCTCGTGTCCACGGCGGCCGGCCTCATCGTCACCAAGGCCTCGGGCCAGGGCTCCACCGACCGGGCGCTGATCGGCCAGCTGTCGAGCTTTCCGAAGGCGCTGGCGCTCACTTCGGGACTCATGCTGCTGTTCGGCCTGATGCCGGGCCTGCCGTTCCTGCCGTTCGCGGTGCTGGGCTCGCTGCTCGGCTATGTCACCTGGCGGATCCAGGATGGCCGCAAGAAGGCCGCGGCCGAGGCCGAGACCGCGCGCGAGAAGGCGAAGGCCGCCGAGCCGAAGGCGGAGGAGCCGATCACCAAGGCGCTTGCGATCGACATGATCCGGCTCGAGCTCGGCTTCGGCCTGCTGCCGCTCGTCAGCGACAAGGAGCAGGGCCGGCTCACCGAGCAGATCAAGGCGCTGCGCCGCCAGCTTGCGCAGGAGTTCGGCTTCGTGATGCCCTCGGTGCGCATCCTCGACAACATGCAGCTGCCCACCAACGCCTATGCCATCCGCATCAAGGAGGTCGAGGTCGGACGCGGCGAGGTGCGACCCGGAATGCTGCTCGCGATCGAGGGCAGCGGCCGGCGCATCGACCTGCCCGGCGAGCACACCACCGAGCCCGCATTCGGCCTGCCCGCGATCTGGATCGACAAGACCCTGAAGGAGGAGGCGACCTTCAAGGGCTGCACGGTCGTCGACGCCTCCACCGTGATCACCACGCATCTGACCGAGGTGATCAAGGACAACATGCCCGAGCTGCTCACCTACGGCGAGACCCAGAAGCTGCTGAACGAGCTGCCGGAGGAGCAGAAGAAGCTCGTCGACGATCTCGTGCCCAACCACGCGAGCGTCACCACGATCCACCGGGTGCTGCAGAACCTGCTCGCCGAGCGCGTCTCGATCAAGGATCTCGGCACCATCCTGGAAGGCATCGCGGAGGCCGTTCTCGGCGGCAGCCGCAGCATCGTCACCATCACCGAGCACGTGCGCAGCCGGCTCGCGCGCCAGCTCTGCGCGGCGAACGCCGGTCCCGACGGGACGCTCGCGATCGTCACGCTGTCTCCCGAATGGGAGCAGAAGTTCGCGGACGCCCTCGTCGGCCAGGGCGAGGAGCGCCAGCTCGCGATGGCGCCGAGCGACCTGCAGGCCTTCATGACGGCGCTGCGGCGGATCTACGATCAGCTCGCCTCGCGCGGCGAGTCGCCGGTGCTGGTGACGAGCCCGCAGATCCGGCCCTATGTGCGCTCGATCGTCGAGCGGGTGCGGCCGCAGACGGTGGTGATGAGCCAGGCCGAGATCCATCCGCGGGTGCGGCTGAAGGCGCTGGGCCAGGTGAGCTGA
- a CDS encoding sigma-54-dependent Fis family transcriptional regulator, translating to MRLLIIGELNGQLGAASSIAVARGAQVTHAATIEQGMQILRNRGADLVMIDVLFDIRDFIRRLRAEHFSLPVVACGIGADAKRAAQAIRDGAKEYIPLPPEADLIAAVLQAVAEDNETFIFRDPLTRQVVALAEQVAPSEASILITGESGTGKEVFARLVHRKSNRANKPFVCVNCAAIPENLLESELFGHEKGAFTGAIARRIGKFEEADGGTLLLDEISEMDIRLQAKLLRAIQEREIDRLGGSKPVKVDIRIIATSNRDLQEEVRKGTFREDLLFRLNVVNLCIPPLRERPQDIPALAEHFARKYAEVNGLPYRPLSKEAIALLHQHPWPGNVRELENTMHRAVLLASGNEIGPEAIVLPNGARPAPRATSASAAPAQAAPSAPAASDAGAPARPSLVGRTVAEVERELILDTLRHCLGNRTHAANILGISIRTLRNKLNQYQAEGIPIPQPATGSSRAQAS from the coding sequence ATGCGTCTGTTGATCATCGGTGAACTGAACGGACAGCTGGGCGCGGCCAGCAGCATCGCGGTCGCCCGCGGCGCCCAGGTCACCCACGCCGCCACCATCGAGCAGGGCATGCAGATCCTGCGCAACCGCGGCGCGGATCTGGTGATGATCGACGTCCTCTTCGACATCAGGGACTTCATCCGCCGCCTGCGCGCCGAGCATTTCTCGCTGCCCGTCGTCGCCTGCGGCATCGGCGCGGACGCCAAGCGCGCCGCCCAGGCGATCCGCGACGGGGCGAAGGAATACATCCCGCTGCCCCCCGAGGCCGATCTCATCGCCGCGGTGCTCCAGGCGGTGGCCGAGGACAACGAGACCTTCATCTTCCGCGATCCGCTGACCCGCCAGGTCGTGGCGCTCGCCGAGCAGGTGGCGCCGTCGGAGGCCAGCATCCTCATCACCGGCGAGTCGGGAACCGGCAAGGAGGTCTTCGCGCGCCTCGTCCACCGCAAGTCGAACCGCGCGAACAAGCCCTTCGTGTGCGTCAACTGCGCGGCGATCCCGGAAAATCTTCTGGAATCCGAGCTCTTCGGCCACGAGAAGGGCGCATTCACCGGCGCCATCGCGCGGCGCATCGGCAAATTCGAGGAGGCCGATGGCGGCACCCTGCTGCTGGACGAGATCTCGGAGATGGACATCCGCCTGCAGGCCAAGCTGCTGCGGGCGATCCAGGAGCGCGAGATCGACCGTCTCGGCGGCTCGAAACCCGTCAAGGTCGACATCCGCATCATCGCGACGTCGAACCGCGACCTGCAGGAGGAGGTCCGCAAGGGCACCTTCCGCGAGGACCTGCTGTTCCGCCTGAACGTCGTGAACCTCTGCATTCCGCCCTTGCGCGAGCGCCCGCAGGACATCCCCGCGCTCGCCGAGCATTTCGCCCGCAAATACGCGGAGGTGAACGGCCTGCCCTACCGGCCGCTGTCGAAGGAGGCGATCGCGCTGCTGCACCAGCATCCCTGGCCGGGCAACGTGCGCGAGCTCGAGAACACCATGCACCGCGCCGTGCTGCTGGCGAGCGGCAACGAGATCGGCCCCGAGGCGATCGTGCTGCCGAACGGCGCACGGCCCGCGCCGCGCGCGACCAGCGCCTCCGCCGCACCCGCGCAGGCGGCGCCGTCGGCTCCCGCGGCGTCTGACGCGGGCGCGCCGGCACGGCCCAGCCTCGTCGGCCGGACGGTGGCCGAGGTGGAGCGCGAGCTCATCCTCGACACGCTGCGCCACTGTCTCGGCAACCGCACTCATGCGGCCAACATTCTGGGCATCTCGATCCGCACACTGCGCAACAAGCTCAACCAGTATCAGGCTGAGGGCATCCCGATTCCCCAGCCGGCGACCGGCTCCAGCCGCGCGCAGGCGTCCTGA
- a CDS encoding flagellar motor protein MotA, protein MTGVLAGLLLTIAMLAAAIWMGGAPGAFVNGAGALVVLGGTVAVLFMGFPLKEIAQTLSQLRDTLARAAATPEQAMREVITIAGRLRSRADNAPLRERLAGLKTHAFFREALELVFDAGGGGQGFAEVMEAELAAARMRRERAAAILRRAGEVAPAFGLIGTLIGLVQMLAGLDAPEKLGPAMALALLTTLYGALLAHVVFLPLADRIERLAEEEDLVRRIYAIGARAIGRREHPEQLARLLKGLVAADAAAKA, encoded by the coding sequence GTGACCGGCGTGCTGGCAGGACTGCTGCTTACGATCGCGATGCTCGCCGCCGCCATCTGGATGGGCGGCGCGCCGGGAGCCTTCGTCAACGGCGCGGGAGCCCTCGTCGTGCTGGGCGGCACCGTCGCCGTGCTGTTCATGGGCTTTCCCCTCAAGGAGATCGCCCAGACCCTCTCGCAGCTCCGCGACACGCTGGCGCGCGCGGCGGCCACCCCCGAGCAGGCGATGCGCGAGGTCATCACGATCGCCGGGCGTCTGCGCTCGCGGGCCGACAATGCGCCGCTGCGCGAGCGGCTGGCGGGGCTCAAGACCCATGCCTTCTTCCGCGAGGCCTTGGAGCTGGTCTTCGATGCGGGCGGCGGCGGGCAGGGCTTTGCGGAGGTGATGGAGGCCGAGCTTGCGGCTGCGCGCATGCGGCGCGAGCGCGCCGCCGCCATCCTGCGCCGGGCGGGCGAGGTGGCGCCGGCCTTCGGGCTGATCGGCACGCTCATCGGTCTCGTCCAGATGCTGGCCGGTCTCGACGCGCCGGAAAAGCTGGGACCGGCGATGGCGCTGGCGCTGCTGACGACGCTCTACGGTGCGCTTCTCGCCCATGTCGTCTTCCTGCCGCTGGCCGACCGGATCGAGCGGCTGGCCGAAGAGGAGGACCTGGTGCGCCGCATCTACGCCATCGGCGCGCGGGCGATCGGCCGGCGCGAGCATCCCGAGCAGCTGGCGCGGCTGCTCAAGGGGCTGGTGGCGGCGGATGCGGCCGCGAAGGCGTGA
- the fliH gene encoding flagellar assembly protein FliH: protein MAPVKFQFTTAFDNDAERRRAEEERKRREELESARARGFAEGRAQGREEMRQALEAKMAAALDNLSGSAERLFAARAELQARLEKEAAVVAHHLARVLARSLIARFPLAEIEALLTEAMAAARREPRLVARVPADLVEPLGARLDRLRMEAGFAGDVVLLGEETLAAGDCRIEWPDGGAERDLAALEAEITEIVARHLDEREPAADVEPQ from the coding sequence ATGGCACCCGTCAAGTTCCAGTTCACGACCGCCTTCGACAACGACGCCGAGCGGCGCCGCGCCGAGGAGGAGCGCAAGCGCCGCGAGGAGCTCGAGTCCGCCCGCGCCCGGGGGTTTGCCGAGGGCCGCGCGCAGGGTCGCGAGGAGATGCGCCAGGCGCTGGAAGCCAAGATGGCGGCGGCGCTGGACAATCTTTCGGGCTCGGCCGAGCGGCTGTTCGCCGCGCGCGCCGAGCTTCAGGCCCGGCTCGAGAAGGAGGCAGCGGTCGTCGCCCATCATCTCGCCCGCGTGCTGGCGCGCAGCCTGATCGCGCGCTTTCCGCTGGCGGAGATCGAGGCGCTGCTGACGGAGGCGATGGCCGCCGCCCGGCGCGAGCCGCGGCTCGTCGCGCGGGTGCCGGCAGATCTCGTCGAGCCGCTCGGCGCCCGGCTCGACCGGCTGCGGATGGAGGCGGGTTTCGCCGGCGATGTCGTGCTGCTGGGCGAGGAGACGCTCGCGGCGGGCGACTGCCGGATCGAATGGCCGGACGGCGGCGCGGAACGGGATCTGGCGGCTCTCGAGGCGGAAATCACGGAGATCGTCGCCCGTCATCTCGACGAACGGGAGCCGGCGGCGGACGTGGAGCCGCAGTGA
- a CDS encoding flagellar motor switch protein FliG: protein MSEEAKKELARLTGPERAAAFMLAIGDEYGKPIWQQLTEEEIKELSSTMANLGRVSAQAIEQLFKDFTREVSSVGNLRGSYDTTERLLARVLPPDKVQQIMEEIRGPAGRTMWDKLGNVNEVVLANYLKNEYPQTVAVVLTKIKPEHAARVLSALPEDFAMEVIMRMLRMEAVQKDILDKVEQTLRIEFMNNLARTSRRDSHELLAEIFNYLDRNTENRFLSALEDRNRESAERIRALMFTFEDLAKLDPGSIQTLLRNIDKDRLALALKGASDTLRDLFFSNMSERAAKILREDMEAMGPVRLRDVDEAQMEIVNKAKELAEAGEIILRDNKAEDELIY, encoded by the coding sequence ATGAGCGAAGAGGCCAAGAAGGAGCTGGCGCGGCTGACGGGCCCGGAACGGGCGGCGGCCTTCATGCTCGCCATCGGCGATGAATACGGCAAGCCGATCTGGCAGCAGCTCACCGAGGAGGAGATCAAGGAGCTGTCCTCCACGATGGCCAATCTCGGCCGCGTGAGCGCCCAGGCCATCGAACAGCTCTTCAAGGATTTCACGCGCGAGGTCTCATCCGTCGGCAATCTGCGCGGATCCTATGACACCACCGAGCGCCTGCTCGCGCGGGTCCTGCCGCCCGACAAGGTCCAGCAGATCATGGAGGAGATCCGCGGGCCCGCCGGCCGCACGATGTGGGACAAGCTGGGCAACGTCAACGAGGTGGTGCTCGCGAACTACCTCAAGAACGAATACCCCCAGACGGTCGCCGTGGTGCTCACCAAGATCAAGCCCGAACATGCGGCGCGGGTGCTCTCGGCCCTGCCCGAGGACTTCGCCATGGAGGTCATCATGCGCATGCTGCGCATGGAGGCGGTGCAGAAGGACATCCTCGACAAGGTCGAGCAGACGCTGCGCATCGAGTTCATGAACAACCTGGCGCGCACGAGCCGTCGCGACAGCCACGAGCTGCTGGCCGAGATCTTCAACTACCTCGACCGCAACACCGAGAACCGCTTCCTGTCGGCGCTCGAGGATCGCAACCGCGAGTCGGCGGAGCGCATCCGCGCCCTCATGTTCACCTTCGAGGATCTGGCGAAGCTCGATCCCGGCAGCATCCAGACGCTGCTGCGCAACATCGACAAGGACCGGCTGGCGCTCGCCCTCAAGGGAGCATCGGACACGCTGCGCGACCTCTTCTTTTCGAACATGTCCGAGCGCGCAGCCAAGATCCTGCGCGAGGACATGGAGGCGATGGGTCCCGTGCGGCTGCGCGACGTGGACGAGGCGCAGATGGAGATCGTCAACAAGGCCAAGGAGCTCGCGGAGGCCGGCGAGATCATCCTGCGCGACAACAAGGCCGAGGACGAGCTGATCTACTAG
- a CDS encoding flagellar M-ring protein — translation MNRFLQILASFGTARLIAMTAIVLGIIAFFFFVSMRLSQPPMSLLYADLDIAESGRIVERLEAMKVPYRLEDGGRSIFVPQDRVAQLRVTLAGEGLGGNVVGYEIFDRSEGLGTTSFVQRINRLRAIEGELARTIQEIKSVRAARVHIVMPERELFSRTAPEPSASIVLRTTTRLSGEQVAAIEHLVAAAVPGLSPSKISIVDQNGTLLARAGDDGADAAAATLDEKRVSLENMFRQRIEQLLEKAVGPGKVRAQVAVELDPSAATINEEIFDPDAAVVRSTRTIEETSAERKPGETPVSVDTNLPGNETSVAAAENLNQTQKTDETVNYEISRTVRTLVKERGAIQRISAAVLVDGHHAKNEAGEDVFTPLSDAEIEKLAALVRTAIGYDASRGDSVEVVSMSFVEPEIEPLEIEQPFRVFGLDKQDLYRIVEVAVFGIVAIFVLLLVVRPLVNRLVQAIPEATPVPQLAGAGAEALAAGDVEAGAALPGAAGAAALPAGAQGAGRVGGVPAVGGQGGVDAEGVEEQIQESVVRKIGEIVNKHPDEATAIIRTWLYAEE, via the coding sequence GTGAACCGTTTCCTGCAGATCCTCGCCAGCTTCGGCACCGCGCGACTGATCGCGATGACCGCGATCGTGCTCGGCATCATCGCATTCTTCTTCTTCGTCTCGATGCGCCTCTCGCAGCCCCCGATGAGCCTGCTCTATGCCGATCTCGACATCGCGGAATCCGGGCGCATCGTCGAGCGCCTCGAGGCGATGAAGGTCCCCTACCGTCTGGAAGACGGCGGGCGCTCGATCTTCGTGCCGCAGGACAGGGTCGCGCAGCTCAGGGTGACGCTGGCCGGCGAGGGGCTGGGCGGCAACGTCGTCGGCTACGAGATCTTCGACCGCTCGGAGGGGCTGGGCACGACCAGCTTCGTCCAGCGCATCAACCGCCTGCGCGCCATCGAGGGGGAACTCGCGCGCACCATCCAGGAGATCAAGTCGGTGCGTGCGGCCCGCGTGCACATCGTGATGCCCGAGCGCGAGCTGTTCTCGCGCACCGCACCCGAGCCGTCGGCCTCGATCGTCCTGCGCACGACGACGCGGCTGTCCGGCGAGCAGGTGGCCGCCATCGAGCATCTGGTGGCCGCGGCGGTGCCGGGCCTGAGCCCGTCGAAGATCTCCATCGTCGACCAGAACGGCACCCTGCTCGCCCGCGCCGGCGATGACGGCGCGGATGCCGCGGCGGCGACGCTTGACGAGAAGCGGGTCAGTCTCGAGAACATGTTCCGCCAGCGCATCGAGCAGCTGCTCGAAAAGGCCGTCGGCCCCGGGAAGGTGCGCGCGCAGGTGGCCGTCGAACTCGACCCGAGCGCCGCCACCATCAACGAGGAAATCTTCGACCCGGACGCGGCCGTCGTGCGCTCGACCCGCACGATCGAGGAGACCTCCGCCGAGCGCAAGCCCGGCGAGACGCCGGTCAGCGTCGACACCAATCTGCCCGGCAACGAGACCAGTGTCGCCGCGGCCGAAAACCTGAACCAGACCCAGAAAACCGACGAGACCGTCAACTACGAGATCTCCCGCACGGTGCGCACGCTGGTCAAGGAGCGCGGCGCGATCCAGCGCATCTCGGCCGCCGTCCTGGTCGACGGCCACCACGCGAAGAACGAGGCCGGCGAGGACGTCTTCACGCCGCTGTCGGATGCCGAGATCGAGAAGCTTGCCGCGCTCGTGCGCACGGCCATCGGCTATGACGCGAGCCGGGGGGACAGTGTCGAGGTCGTCTCCATGTCCTTCGTGGAGCCGGAAATCGAGCCCCTCGAGATCGAACAGCCCTTCCGCGTCTTCGGCCTCGACAAGCAGGATCTCTACCGCATCGTCGAGGTCGCGGTCTTCGGCATCGTCGCGATCTTCGTGCTGCTGCTCGTCGTGCGGCCGCTCGTGAACCGGCTCGTCCAGGCGATCCCCGAGGCGACCCCCGTCCCGCAGCTCGCCGGGGCGGGTGCCGAGGCGCTTGCGGCAGGAGACGTCGAGGCCGGTGCGGCGCTGCCAGGCGCGGCGGGCGCCGCCGCATTGCCCGCCGGGGCGCAGGGTGCCGGCCGGGTCGGCGGCGTTCCGGCCGTGGGCGGCCAGGGCGGCGTCGATGCCGAGGGTGTCGAGGAGCAGATCCAGGAATCCGTGGTCCGCAAGATCGGCGAGATCGTCAACAAGCATCCGGACGAGGCGACGGCGATCATCCGCACCTGGCTCTATGCGGAGGAATGA